In a genomic window of Muntiacus reevesi chromosome 1, mMunRee1.1, whole genome shotgun sequence:
- the LORICRIN gene encoding loricrin, with translation MSHQKKQPTPQPPVGCGKTSSGGGGGGGGGGCGGVFYSGGGGGSGSCGGSGGGGGGSGGSVKYSGGGGSSGCGGGYSGGGGGGGGSGGSIKYSGGGGSSGCGGYSSGGGSSSTVCYSSGGGGGGSGGGCYSSGGGSSGGGCYSSGGGGSSGQQVQCQSYGGVSSGGDSGCGGIISGGGSGCGGISSGSGCGGISSGGGSGCGGVSSGGGSGYFSSSQTSQTPCLPQQSYGGGSSGAGCGGVSSGGGGCVSSGGGGSGSGCVGGSSGGGGGGGCFSSGGGGSGSGCGGGGSSGGGSGGGKGVPVCHQTQQKQAPTWPGK, from the coding sequence ATGTCTCACCAGAAAAAGCAGCCCACCCCTCAGCCCCCAGTGGGCTGTGGGAAAACCTCcagcgggggcggcggcggcggcggcggcggcggctgcggcggcgTCTTCtacagcggcggcggcggtggctcCGGTAGCTGCGGCGGCTCCGGGGGTGGCGGCGGCGGCTCGGGTGGAAGTGTCAAGTATTCTGGAGGCGGCGGCAGCTCCGGCTGCGGCGGCGGCTActctggcggcggcggcggcggcggcggctctggTGGAAGTATCAAGTATTCCGGGGGCGGCGGCAGCTCCGGCTGCGGAGGCTACTCCTCCGGCGGCGGCTCCTCCAGTACCGTCTGCTActccagcggcggcggcggcggcggctccggGGGCGGCTGCTACTCCAGCGGCGGCGGCTCCTCCGGGGGCGGCTGCTActccagcggcggcggcggctcctccGGCCAGCAGGTCCAGTGCCAGAGCTACGGGGGCGTCTCTAGTGGGGGCGACTCCGGCTGCGGCGGCATCATCTCCGGGGGCGGCTCCGGCTGCGGCGGCATCTCCTCCGGGAGCGGCTGCGGCGGCATCTCCTCCGGGGGCGGCTCCGGCTGCGGCGGCGTCTCCTCCGGGGGCGGCTCCGGATACTTCTCGTCCTCCCAGACCTCCCAGACCCCGTGCTTGCCCCAGCAGAGCTACGGAGGGGGCTCATCCGGCGCCGGCTGCGGCGGTGTTTCCTCCGGGGGCGGCGGCTGCGTTTCCAGCGGTGGAGGCGGCAGTGGATCCGGCTGCGTGGGAGGCTCctccgggggcgggggcggcggcggctgctTCTCTAGCGGTGGGGGCGGCAGCGGTTccggctgcggcggcggcggctcctccGGGGGTGGTTCTGGGGGTGGCAAGGGCGTCCCAGTCTGCCACCAGACCCAGCAGAAGCAGGCGCCTACCTGGCCAGGCAAGTAA